In Burkholderia sp. HI2500, the following are encoded in one genomic region:
- a CDS encoding PulJ/GspJ family protein, with the protein MRRPLARPARGFTLIELMIAIAILAVVAILAWRGLDQIMRGRDKVAAAMEDERVFAQMFDQMRIDARLAATDDEAGQPAIGVAGNTLQIVRELEVPGVAPRLQVVRYRIAGGRVVRYASPPIDDANRLRNMLKDSSVEGWSWVALMGGVGAIDAKLYVPRVGWTTNLQTANDALAQNNDALKVPQIGNAPPARAVTGLQVSIGATSLRVPVTRIFLVGE; encoded by the coding sequence ATGCGACGCCCGCTCGCCCGCCCCGCCCGCGGCTTCACGCTGATCGAGCTGATGATCGCGATCGCGATCCTCGCGGTGGTCGCGATCCTCGCGTGGCGCGGGCTCGACCAGATCATGCGCGGTCGCGACAAGGTCGCGGCCGCGATGGAAGACGAGCGCGTGTTCGCGCAGATGTTCGACCAGATGCGCATCGACGCGCGGCTCGCCGCGACCGACGACGAAGCCGGCCAGCCGGCGATCGGCGTGGCCGGCAATACGCTGCAGATCGTCCGCGAACTCGAGGTGCCGGGCGTGGCGCCGCGGCTGCAGGTGGTGCGCTACCGGATCGCCGGCGGGCGCGTCGTGCGCTATGCATCGCCGCCGATCGACGACGCGAACCGGCTGCGCAACATGCTGAAGGACAGCAGCGTCGAAGGCTGGAGCTGGGTCGCGCTGATGGGCGGCGTCGGCGCGATCGACGCGAAGCTGTACGTGCCGCGCGTGGGCTGGACCACCAACCTGCAGACGGCCAACGACGCGCTCGCGCAGAACAACGATGCGCTCAAGGTGCCGCAGATCGGCAACGCGCCGCCTGCCCGTGCGGTGACGGGGCTGCAGGTCAGCATCGGCGCGACGTCGCTGCGCGTGCCGGTCACGCGCATCTTCCTCGTCGGGGAATGA
- the gspI gene encoding type II secretion system minor pseudopilin GspI encodes MRRRLPSSVSSSRGFTMIEVLVALAIIAVALAASIRAVGTMATNASDLHRRLLAGWSADNALAQMRLTHAWPEIGEQSFDCSQGNVQLVCTQRVSTTPNPVFRRVRISVSMPGHTGVLAQMVTVVANETSRPL; translated from the coding sequence ATGCGTCGTCGCCTGCCCTCTTCCGTTTCTTCATCGCGCGGTTTCACGATGATCGAGGTGCTGGTCGCACTCGCGATCATCGCGGTCGCGCTCGCCGCATCGATCCGCGCGGTCGGCACGATGGCGACCAACGCGTCCGATCTTCATCGCCGCCTGCTCGCCGGCTGGAGCGCCGACAACGCGCTCGCGCAGATGCGGCTCACGCACGCGTGGCCGGAGATCGGCGAACAGAGTTTCGACTGCTCGCAAGGCAACGTGCAGCTCGTCTGCACGCAGCGCGTGAGCACCACGCCCAACCCGGTGTTCCGGCGCGTGCGGATTTCGGTGAGCATGCCCGGGCACACCGGCGTGCTCGCGCAAATGGTGACGGTGGTCGCGAATGAAACCAGCCGTCCGCTCTGA
- a CDS encoding GspH/FimT family pseudopilin, with protein sequence MLATRTTFRCGRDCRVRRGAASSAPVRADGGQALHEARRHRARGFTLLEMLVVLVIAGLLVSLASLSLTRNPRTDLREEAQRIALLFETAGDEAQVRARPIAWQPTAHGFRFDVSSPDGWRTLRDDLLRPRDWDGGVTGADIDYPGSDTHANRVVFGTESIDTPVRVTLHSAVGSATIVGTGNGRYEVQ encoded by the coding sequence ATGCTCGCCACTCGCACGACCTTCCGCTGCGGCCGCGATTGCCGTGTGCGTCGCGGCGCGGCTTCGTCCGCACCGGTGCGTGCCGACGGCGGGCAGGCGTTGCATGAGGCGCGGCGTCATCGCGCGCGCGGCTTCACGCTGCTCGAAATGCTGGTCGTGCTCGTGATCGCGGGGCTGCTCGTGTCGCTCGCGTCGCTGTCGCTCACGCGCAATCCGCGCACCGACCTGCGCGAGGAAGCGCAGCGCATCGCGCTGCTGTTCGAGACGGCCGGCGACGAAGCGCAGGTGCGTGCCCGGCCGATCGCGTGGCAGCCGACCGCGCACGGCTTCCGTTTCGACGTGAGCTCGCCCGACGGCTGGCGCACGCTGCGCGACGACCTGCTGCGCCCGCGCGACTGGGACGGTGGCGTCACGGGCGCCGACATCGATTATCCGGGGTCCGACACGCATGCGAACCGCGTCGTGTTCGGCACCGAGAGCATCGACACGCCGGTGCGCGTGACGCTGCATTCGGCGGTCGGCAGCGCGACGATCGTCGGCACCGGCAACGGCCGCTACGAGGTGCAATGA
- the gspG gene encoding type II secretion system major pseudopilin GspG, whose product MQTWITRRNAAVRRQRGFTLIEIMVVVAILGILAALIVPKIMSRPDEARRIAAKQDIGTIMQALKLYRLDNGRYPTQDQGLNALIQKPSTDPIPNNWKDGGYLERLPNDPWGNGYKYLNPGVHGEIDVFSYGADGKEGGEGNDTDIGSWQ is encoded by the coding sequence ATGCAAACGTGGATCACTCGCCGCAACGCGGCCGTGCGTCGCCAGCGCGGTTTCACGCTGATCGAGATCATGGTGGTGGTCGCGATCCTCGGGATCCTGGCGGCGCTCATCGTGCCGAAGATCATGAGCCGCCCGGACGAGGCACGCCGCATCGCCGCGAAGCAGGACATCGGCACGATCATGCAGGCGCTCAAGCTGTACCGTCTCGACAACGGCCGCTACCCGACCCAGGATCAGGGCCTGAACGCGCTGATCCAGAAGCCGTCCACCGATCCGATCCCGAACAACTGGAAGGACGGCGGCTATCTCGAGCGCCTGCCGAACGATCCGTGGGGTAACGGCTACAAGTACCTGAACCCGGGCGTGCACGGCGAGATCGACGTGTTCAGCTACGGCGCCGACGGCAAGGAAGGCGGCGAAGGCAACGACACCGACATCGGTTCGTGGCAATAA
- a CDS encoding type II secretion system protein N — protein sequence MNALSIRILSLALFAGLCATATYWVVTLSAREAPLPAAAARLPIRTEDAAALFGGQLDKNAVQDIHLFGILALDHGGAAIIGVGGEPPRAVSLGADVTSGAKLAEVRPRSIIVERNGARTEVQLPANTPSPAIYVR from the coding sequence ATGAACGCGCTCTCGATCCGGATCCTCTCCCTAGCCCTCTTCGCGGGTTTGTGCGCGACGGCCACCTACTGGGTCGTCACGCTGTCCGCCCGCGAAGCGCCGCTGCCCGCCGCCGCCGCGCGGCTGCCGATCCGCACCGAGGACGCCGCGGCGCTCTTCGGCGGTCAGCTCGACAAGAATGCCGTGCAGGACATCCACCTGTTCGGCATCCTCGCGCTCGACCACGGCGGCGCCGCGATCATCGGTGTCGGTGGCGAACCGCCGCGTGCCGTGTCGCTCGGCGCGGACGTCACGTCCGGCGCGAAGCTCGCCGAAGTCCGCCCCCGCTCGATCATCGTCGAGCGCAACGGCGCCCGCACCGAAGTCCAGCTGCCCGCCAACACGCCGTCCCCGGCGATCTACGTGCGCTGA
- the gspF gene encoding type II secretion system inner membrane protein GspF, with the protein MPAFRFEAIDSAGRAQKGVIDADSARAARGQLRTQGLTPLVVEPAASATRGARSQRLAFGRKLSQREQAILTRQLASLLIAGLPLDEALGVLTEQAERDYIRELMAAIRAEVLGGHSLANALGQHPRDFPEIYRALVAAGEHTGKLGIVLSRLADYIEQSNALKQKILLAFTYPGIVTLIAFGIVTFLLSYVVPQVVNVFASTKQQLPVLTIVMMALSDFVRHWWWAILIAVVLVVWFVKATLSRDGPRLAFDRWVLTAPLAGKLVRGYNTVRFASTLGILTAAGVPILRALQAAGETLSNRAMRANIDDAIVRVREGSALSRALNNVKTFPPVLVHLIRSGEATGDVTTMLDRAAEGEARELERRTMFLTSLLEPLLILAMGGIVLVIVLAVMLPIIELNNMVQ; encoded by the coding sequence ATGCCGGCATTCCGTTTCGAAGCAATCGATTCGGCGGGACGCGCGCAGAAAGGCGTCATCGATGCCGACAGCGCACGTGCCGCGCGCGGCCAGTTGCGTACGCAGGGGCTCACGCCGCTCGTCGTCGAGCCGGCCGCCAGCGCGACGCGCGGGGCGCGCTCGCAGCGGCTCGCGTTCGGCCGCAAGCTGTCGCAGCGCGAACAGGCGATCCTCACGCGCCAGCTCGCGAGCCTCCTGATCGCCGGGCTGCCGCTCGACGAGGCGCTCGGCGTGCTGACCGAGCAGGCCGAGCGCGACTACATCCGCGAACTGATGGCCGCGATCCGCGCCGAGGTGCTCGGCGGCCATTCGCTCGCGAATGCGCTGGGCCAGCATCCGCGCGACTTTCCGGAAATCTACCGCGCGCTCGTCGCGGCCGGCGAGCACACCGGCAAGCTCGGCATCGTGCTGTCGCGCCTGGCCGACTACATCGAGCAGAGCAACGCGCTGAAGCAGAAGATCCTGCTCGCGTTCACGTATCCGGGGATCGTCACGCTGATCGCATTCGGCATCGTCACGTTCCTGCTGAGCTACGTCGTGCCGCAGGTCGTCAACGTGTTCGCGAGCACGAAGCAGCAGCTGCCCGTGCTGACGATCGTGATGATGGCGCTGTCGGATTTCGTGCGCCACTGGTGGTGGGCGATCCTGATCGCCGTCGTGCTCGTCGTGTGGTTCGTGAAGGCGACGCTGTCGCGCGACGGGCCGCGCCTCGCATTCGACCGCTGGGTGCTCACCGCGCCGCTCGCGGGCAAGCTCGTGCGCGGCTACAACACGGTGCGCTTCGCGAGCACGCTCGGCATCCTCACCGCGGCGGGCGTGCCGATCCTGCGCGCGTTGCAGGCGGCCGGCGAGACGCTGTCGAACCGCGCGATGCGCGCGAACATCGACGACGCGATCGTGCGTGTGCGCGAAGGCTCCGCGCTGTCGCGCGCGCTGAACAACGTGAAGACGTTTCCGCCGGTGCTCGTGCACCTGATCCGTTCCGGTGAAGCGACGGGTGACGTGACGACGATGCTGGATCGCGCGGCCGAAGGCGAAGCGCGCGAGCTCGAGCGTCGCACGATGTTCCTGACGAGCCTGCTCGAGCCGCTGCTGATCCTGGCGATGGGCGGCATCGTGCTCGTGATCGTGCTGGCCGTGATGCTGCCGATCATCGAGCTGAACAACATGGTGCAGTGA
- the gspE gene encoding type II secretion system ATPase GspE encodes MSDVHASSTHDGAPGERQPPSPLAARLLPYGFAKSGQVLIAHQLDDTLEVWISERTSDAALAEIARNFGSISVHRVPADELAQAINHAYARQDGSAAQVVGEVEGEVDLSRLMQDIPEVEDLLESEDDAPIIRMINALLTQAAREQASDIHIEPFENASVVRFRVDGTLRDVVRPKKALHGALISRIKIMAQLDIAEKRLPQDGRITLRVGGRPVDVRVSTLPTGHGERAVLRLLEKDAQRLNLEALGMGRDTLVQFDKLIARPHGIVLVTGPTGSGKTTTLYASMSRLETATTNIMTVEDPIEYDLGGIGQTQVNERIGMTFARALRSILRQDPDVIMIGEIRDLETAQIAVQASLTGHLVLATLHTNDAASAVTRLTDMGVEPYLLASSLLGVLAQRLVRQLCPVCKEERQEEGRTVWHPVGCDKCGHSGYSGRRGVYELLLVDESIRSLIHRNAADAEILAAGRAEGMRTLRDDAERWLASGATSLEEVLRVTGGA; translated from the coding sequence GTGAGCGACGTGCACGCCTCTTCCACCCACGACGGCGCGCCGGGCGAACGGCAGCCGCCGTCGCCGCTGGCCGCGCGACTGTTGCCGTACGGCTTCGCGAAGAGCGGCCAGGTGCTGATCGCGCATCAGCTCGACGACACGCTCGAGGTGTGGATCAGCGAACGCACGAGCGACGCCGCGCTCGCGGAAATCGCGCGCAACTTCGGCTCGATCTCCGTGCATCGCGTGCCGGCCGACGAGCTCGCGCAGGCGATCAACCATGCATACGCACGCCAGGACGGCAGCGCCGCGCAGGTGGTCGGCGAAGTCGAGGGCGAAGTCGACCTGTCTCGGCTGATGCAGGACATCCCCGAAGTCGAGGATCTGCTCGAATCGGAAGACGATGCGCCGATCATCCGGATGATCAACGCGCTGCTCACGCAAGCGGCACGCGAACAGGCGTCGGACATCCACATCGAGCCGTTCGAGAACGCGTCGGTCGTGCGCTTTCGCGTCGACGGCACGCTGCGCGACGTCGTGCGGCCGAAGAAGGCGCTGCACGGCGCGCTGATCTCGCGGATCAAGATCATGGCGCAGCTCGACATCGCCGAGAAGCGCCTGCCGCAGGACGGCCGCATCACGCTGCGCGTCGGCGGGCGGCCGGTCGACGTGCGGGTGTCGACGCTGCCGACCGGGCACGGCGAGCGCGCGGTGCTGCGTCTGCTGGAAAAGGATGCGCAGCGCCTGAATCTCGAGGCGCTCGGAATGGGCCGCGACACGCTCGTGCAGTTCGACAAGCTGATCGCACGCCCGCACGGCATCGTGCTCGTCACGGGCCCGACGGGTTCGGGCAAGACGACCACGCTGTATGCGTCGATGTCGCGGCTCGAAACCGCGACGACGAACATCATGACCGTCGAGGACCCGATCGAATACGACCTCGGCGGCATCGGCCAGACGCAGGTGAACGAGCGGATCGGGATGACCTTTGCCCGTGCGCTGCGCTCGATCCTGCGTCAGGATCCGGACGTGATCATGATCGGCGAGATCCGCGACCTCGAAACCGCGCAGATCGCGGTGCAGGCATCGCTGACGGGCCACCTCGTGCTCGCGACGCTGCACACGAACGATGCGGCCTCGGCCGTCACGCGGCTGACCGACATGGGCGTCGAGCCCTACCTGCTCGCGTCGTCGCTGCTCGGCGTGCTCGCGCAGCGGCTGGTGCGGCAGCTCTGCCCCGTCTGCAAGGAAGAACGCCAGGAAGAAGGCCGCACCGTGTGGCATCCGGTCGGCTGCGACAAGTGCGGACATTCGGGGTATTCGGGCCGGCGCGGCGTATACGAACTGCTGCTGGTCGACGAGTCGATCCGCTCGCTGATCCACCGCAATGCCGCCGATGCGGAGATTCTCGCCGCCGGCCGGGCGGAAGGGATGCGCACGCTGCGCGACGACGCCGAGCGCTGGCTCGCGTCCGGTGCGACGTCGCTCGAGGAAGTGCTGCGCGTGACGGGAGGCGCATAG
- the gspD gene encoding type II secretion system secretin GspD — translation MTRNRFVMRRVATTLIVAGIIVSQAAYAQVTLNFVNADIDQVAKAIGAATGKTIIVDPRVKGQLNLVAERPVPEDQALKTLQSALRMQGFALVQDHGVLKVVPEADAKLQGVPTYVGNAPQARGDQVITQVFELHNESANNLLPVLRPLISPNNTVTAYPANNTIVVTDYADNVRRIAQIIAGVDSAAGAQVQVVPLRNANAIDLAAQLQKMLDPGAIGNSDATLKVSVTADPRTNSLMLRASSASRLAAAKRLVQQLDAPSGVPGNMHVVPLRNADAVKLAKTLRGMLGKGGGSESGSSASSNDANSFNQSGGSSSSGNFSTGTSGTPPLPSGGLGGSSSSSGYGGGSSGGGLGTGGLLGGDKDKSGDDNQPGGMIQADSATNSLIITASDPVYRNLRSVIDQLDARRAQVYIEALIVELNSNTSGNLGIQWQVASGQFLGGTNLSPQLGMGNSIVNLTTGSAGTTGAGLAANLATLTPGLNIGWLHNMFGVQGLGALLQYFAGVNDANVLSTPNLITLDNEEAKIVVGQNVPIPTGSYSNLTSGNTNNAFNTYDRRDVGLTLHVKPQITDGGILKLQLYTEDSAVVSGTTNAQTGPTFTKRSIQSTILADNGEIIVLGGLMQDNYQVSNSKVPLLGDIPWIGQLFRSESKLRAKTNLMVFLRPVIISDRSTAQEVTSNRYDYIQGVTGAYKSDNNVIRDKDDPVVPPMPIGPSQGGTAAGNLFDLDKMRRQQLQRQVAPVPAQPLPEATPAQPQSVPQQAVPQQPLTATPGASQ, via the coding sequence ATGACAAGAAATCGCTTCGTTATGCGGCGTGTCGCCACGACCCTGATCGTCGCCGGCATCATCGTCTCGCAGGCCGCCTACGCTCAGGTCACGCTCAATTTCGTGAATGCGGATATCGACCAGGTCGCCAAGGCGATCGGCGCCGCAACCGGCAAGACCATCATCGTCGACCCTCGTGTGAAGGGGCAGCTCAACCTCGTGGCCGAACGGCCGGTGCCGGAAGACCAGGCGCTGAAGACGCTGCAGTCGGCGTTGCGCATGCAGGGCTTCGCACTCGTGCAGGACCACGGCGTGCTGAAGGTCGTGCCCGAGGCCGACGCGAAGCTGCAAGGCGTGCCGACCTACGTCGGCAATGCGCCGCAGGCGCGCGGCGACCAGGTGATCACGCAGGTGTTCGAGCTGCACAACGAATCGGCGAACAACCTGCTGCCCGTGCTGCGGCCGCTGATCTCGCCGAACAACACGGTTACCGCCTATCCGGCGAACAACACGATCGTCGTGACCGACTACGCGGACAACGTGCGGCGCATCGCGCAGATCATCGCCGGCGTGGACAGCGCCGCGGGCGCGCAGGTGCAGGTCGTTCCGCTGCGCAACGCGAATGCGATCGACCTCGCCGCGCAGCTGCAGAAAATGCTCGACCCGGGCGCGATCGGCAACAGCGACGCGACGCTGAAGGTGTCGGTCACGGCCGACCCGCGGACCAACTCGCTGATGCTGCGCGCGTCGAGCGCGTCGCGCCTCGCGGCCGCCAAGCGGCTCGTGCAGCAGCTCGACGCGCCGAGCGGCGTGCCGGGCAACATGCACGTCGTGCCGCTGCGCAACGCCGATGCGGTGAAGCTCGCGAAGACGCTGCGCGGGATGCTCGGCAAGGGCGGCGGCAGCGAGAGCGGCTCGTCGGCGTCGTCCAACGATGCGAACAGCTTCAACCAGAGCGGCGGCTCTTCGTCGAGCGGCAACTTCTCGACCGGCACGTCCGGCACCCCGCCGCTGCCGTCGGGCGGCCTCGGCGGCTCGTCGTCCTCGTCCGGGTATGGCGGCGGCTCGTCCGGCGGTGGCCTCGGCACCGGCGGCCTGCTCGGCGGCGACAAGGACAAGAGCGGCGACGACAACCAGCCGGGCGGGATGATCCAGGCCGACTCGGCCACCAACTCGCTGATCATCACCGCGTCCGATCCGGTGTACCGGAACCTGCGCTCGGTGATCGACCAGCTCGACGCACGGCGCGCGCAGGTCTATATCGAAGCGCTGATCGTCGAGCTGAACTCGAATACGTCCGGCAACCTCGGCATCCAGTGGCAGGTCGCGAGCGGCCAGTTTCTCGGCGGCACGAACCTGAGCCCCCAGCTGGGTATGGGCAATAGCATCGTCAATCTGACGACGGGCTCGGCGGGCACCACCGGGGCCGGCCTGGCGGCCAACCTGGCTACGCTGACCCCAGGCCTCAACATCGGCTGGCTGCACAACATGTTCGGCGTGCAGGGGCTCGGCGCGCTGCTGCAATACTTCGCGGGCGTGAACGACGCGAACGTGCTGTCGACGCCGAACCTGATCACGCTCGACAACGAGGAAGCGAAGATCGTCGTCGGCCAGAACGTGCCGATCCCGACCGGCTCGTATTCGAACCTGACGAGCGGCAATACGAACAATGCGTTCAATACCTACGACCGTCGCGACGTCGGCCTGACGCTGCACGTGAAGCCGCAGATTACCGACGGCGGGATCCTGAAGCTGCAGCTCTATACCGAGGATTCGGCGGTCGTCAGCGGCACGACGAACGCGCAGACCGGCCCGACCTTCACGAAGCGCTCGATCCAGTCGACGATCCTGGCCGACAACGGCGAGATCATCGTGCTCGGCGGCCTGATGCAGGACAACTACCAGGTATCGAACAGCAAGGTGCCGCTGCTCGGCGACATTCCGTGGATCGGTCAGCTGTTCCGTTCGGAATCGAAGCTACGCGCGAAAACCAACCTGATGGTGTTCCTGCGCCCGGTGATCATCTCCGACCGCAGCACCGCGCAGGAAGTCACGTCCAACCGCTACGACTACATCCAGGGCGTGACGGGCGCGTACAAGTCGGACAACAACGTGATTCGCGACAAGGACGATCCGGTCGTCCCGCCGATGCCGATCGGCCCGAGCCAGGGCGGCACGGCCGCGGGCAACCTGTTCGACCTCGACAAGATGCGTCGCCAGCAGCTGCAGCGCCAGGTGGCGCCGGTGCCGGCCCAGCCGTTGCCGGAAGCGACGCCCGCGCAGCCGCAGAGCGTGCCGCAGCAGGCCGTGCCGCAACAGCCGCTGACGGCCACGCCGGGAGCGTCGCAGTGA
- a CDS encoding lytic transglycosylase domain-containing protein, with the protein MNRRFVSIVLIAAGGYFASANARADCFDEAAKYQQVNPLILRAIAWQESRNRPGALNKNTNGSVDYGLMQINSIHLPTLSRYGIGRDTLMEPCKNVYIAAWHLKQKMNRYGNTWQAVGAYHSETPSLRDKYARQIAGILTQWKLLPPVQ; encoded by the coding sequence ATGAACAGACGGTTCGTTTCGATCGTGTTGATCGCCGCCGGCGGGTATTTCGCCAGCGCGAACGCTCGCGCGGACTGTTTCGACGAGGCCGCTAAATATCAGCAGGTCAATCCGCTGATCCTGCGCGCGATCGCGTGGCAGGAATCGCGCAACCGGCCCGGCGCGCTGAACAAGAACACGAACGGCTCGGTCGACTACGGCCTGATGCAGATCAATTCGATCCACCTGCCCACGCTGTCGCGCTATGGAATCGGCCGCGACACGCTGATGGAGCCGTGCAAGAACGTCTATATCGCCGCGTGGCATCTCAAGCAGAAGATGAACCGTTACGGCAACACGTGGCAGGCGGTCGGCGCCTATCATTCGGAAACCCCGTCGCTGCGCGACAAGTATGCACGGCAGATCGCCGGCATCCTGACGCAGTGGAAGCTGCTGCCGCCCGTGCAGTGA
- a CDS encoding GTP-binding protein yields MNPAMNQPLPVTVLSGFLGAGKTTLLNHVLANRAGLKVAVIVNDLAAVNIDASLVRDAQALSHVEERLVEMSNGCICCTLRDDLLVEIRTLASEGRFDAIMIESTGIAEPMPIAETFTFVDDDGTSLSTIARLDTLVTVVDAYNFLRDYGSDDALATRGIAASEEDDRTLVELLIEQIEFCDVLVINKADLVAADDLARLQHILARLNPRAHQVVSTFGNVPLDEVLNTGRFDFDEAANAPGWLASLDHDHTHCDDPDCHDEHHAHVHGEADEFGIGNFVYRARRPFHPARLWALLHQEWPGVLRSKGFFWLATRNDIAGSLSQAGGVCRHGPAGLWWAAQDRAEWPDDDELLGEIRAEWHGDIDDRTVGDRRQELVLIGIALDADAWREKLDACLLTDAEFALGAAGWHAFDDPFPAWDVDSHDDDDHGDTQIVHA; encoded by the coding sequence ATGAATCCGGCAATGAACCAGCCGTTGCCCGTCACCGTGCTGTCCGGCTTCCTCGGCGCCGGCAAGACCACGCTGCTCAATCACGTCCTCGCGAACCGCGCGGGCCTGAAAGTCGCCGTGATCGTCAACGATCTCGCGGCGGTCAACATCGATGCGTCGCTCGTGCGCGACGCGCAGGCACTGTCGCACGTCGAGGAACGCCTCGTCGAGATGTCGAACGGCTGCATCTGCTGCACGCTGCGCGACGACCTGCTCGTCGAGATCCGCACGCTCGCGTCGGAAGGCCGCTTCGACGCGATCATGATCGAATCGACCGGCATCGCGGAGCCGATGCCGATCGCCGAAACCTTCACGTTCGTCGACGATGACGGCACGTCGCTGTCGACCATCGCGCGGCTCGACACGCTCGTCACCGTGGTCGACGCGTACAACTTCCTGCGCGACTACGGCTCGGACGATGCACTCGCGACGCGCGGCATCGCCGCATCGGAAGAGGACGACCGCACGCTCGTCGAGCTGCTGATCGAGCAGATCGAATTCTGCGACGTGCTGGTGATCAACAAGGCCGACCTCGTCGCCGCGGACGACCTTGCCCGCCTGCAGCACATCCTCGCGCGACTCAATCCGCGCGCGCACCAGGTCGTGTCGACGTTCGGCAACGTGCCGCTCGACGAAGTGCTGAACACGGGCCGCTTCGATTTCGACGAGGCCGCGAACGCTCCGGGCTGGCTCGCGTCGCTCGATCACGATCACACGCATTGCGACGACCCCGACTGCCATGACGAACATCATGCGCATGTGCACGGCGAAGCCGACGAATTCGGGATCGGCAATTTTGTCTATCGCGCGCGCCGGCCGTTTCATCCGGCGCGACTCTGGGCGCTGCTGCATCAGGAGTGGCCGGGCGTGCTGCGCAGCAAGGGCTTCTTCTGGCTCGCGACGCGCAACGACATCGCGGGTTCGCTGTCGCAGGCGGGCGGCGTATGCCGACATGGCCCGGCGGGGCTTTGGTGGGCGGCGCAGGATCGCGCCGAATGGCCGGACGACGACGAGCTGCTCGGTGAAATCCGCGCCGAATGGCACGGCGACATCGACGATCGCACAGTGGGCGATCGCCGGCAGGAACTCGTGCTGATCGGTATCGCGCTCGACGCGGATGCATGGCGCGAGAAGCTCGATGCGTGCCTGCTGACCGATGCGGAATTCGCGCTCGGCGCGGCCGGATGGCACGCGTTCGACGATCCGTTCCCGGCGTGGGACGTCGATTCGCACGACGACGACGATCACGGCGACACGCAGATCGTGCACGCGTAA
- a CDS encoding HU family DNA-binding protein, with protein sequence MNKQELIDAVAAQTGASKAQTGETLDTLLEVIKKAVSKGDAVQLIGFGSFGSGKRAARTGRNPKTGETIKIPAAKTVKFTAGKAFKDAVNKR encoded by the coding sequence ATGAACAAACAGGAACTGATCGACGCCGTCGCCGCCCAAACGGGCGCCAGCAAGGCTCAAACCGGCGAAACGCTGGACACGCTGCTCGAAGTCATCAAGAAGGCCGTGTCGAAGGGTGATGCGGTTCAGCTGATCGGCTTCGGCAGCTTCGGTTCGGGCAAGCGCGCAGCACGTACGGGCCGCAACCCGAAGACCGGCGAAACCATCAAGATCCCGGCAGCCAAGACGGTCAAGTTCACGGCTGGCAAGGCGTTCAAGGACGCCGTCAACAAGCGTTAA